The Bacteroidia bacterium sequence ACAAGACATTTTGTGTCTCTTATGTCAAGAGGTTCAGGAGAACTTAGTCCTGTGCCAAATGTTGCAGCATATGCAACTTCGCGCGGACCCATACATTGTGCAAATGAAGGTTTTGCGATATTATCTGATCCAAATGCTTTAATTAGATTTGTGAAATATTTGCCCCCAGAGCCATGATGAAATAATGCCATGCTTTCGGGACCATACTTTGAAGAGATATCCTTCATTTTTTTTGCAATTAAATCAAATGCTTCTTCCCAGCTGGCTTCTCTGAATGATTGTTTTCCTCTGTCGTTAATCCTAATTAATGGTTTTTTTAAGCGGTCTTTATCATAATACGAACCTATTCCACCTGTACCGCGTGGACATAATCTACCGTTACTATGCGGATCGTCTTCATTTCCTATAATTTTCCAGATCTTTTTATCCTTATCCAGATGCGTCCATCCTGCACATTGCCAGAAGCATATTTCACAATAGGTTGGGAAACGATGTAATTCTCCATCGGTCTCGTCATTAGCTGAATTAAAAAATTCATATAGCAGAGTTCCTGACAAAGCAAGACCTCCGATTCCTAATGAAGATATTTTTAAAAATTCTCGTCTTTGCATTTCATCTTTTTAAAATGTAAATATAAGGGCAGAGTATCGAGAAATGTAAATATATAGATATGTTTATAAACATATTTCTGAAAAATATTTTTATAGAGATAAATGTATGGTATATGTGTCAGAAATATAATATAATAACTGCAATAAATTACATGTTTGTTGAATATTACAACAATAATGAGCAATCATGTGCGCTGTGTTAATATGCTTTACGGCACATATTTATTGTGTCAAAATATGTTTTTTGTTAAAAAAACAGAGTTTTAAAAAGTGATTTTTAAATATTTTAAAACGGATTAGTGTTTTATCTATAAATTGGATTTTTCAAATAATTCAAGTATTAAAAATATTTGACATGCACAATTAATTATAGGGCATGATAAATTCTCTGTTTATCAATTAAACATGCAATTTTTAAATTAATGCATATTCCTTATTAATAATTGATTACTTTTGCAGCCTTTTGAAGATAAATTTTAAAACTCAAATAATACATATTAATAATAAATGATTACAGTTTCAGATCTTGGAATTCAGTTTGGAAAGCGCATATTATTTCAGGAGGTTAATTTAAAATTTACACCGGGTAATTGTTATGGAATAATAGGTGCAAACGGTGCAGGTAAATCAACCTTTTTAAAAATGCTTTATGGTGAAGTTGAAAATACTAAGGGTTCCATAACATTTGGTCATGGAGAAAGATTGTCGGTATTAAAACAAAACCATTTTGAGTTTGACGATTTTCCTGTGCTTACAACAGTATTAATGGGGCATACAGTTTTATGGCAAATAATGAAAGAAAAAGAAATTCTTTATGCAAAGAGTGATTTTACAGAAAAAGATGGAATAAGAGCTTCTGAACTTGAAGAGAAATTTGCAGAAATTGATGGTTGGAACGCTGAAAGCGATGCTGCAAACCTGCTAAGTGGATTAGGAATAAAAGAGGAGCTTCATGATAAATTAATGAAAGAACTTAATGGTAAAGAAAAAGTAAAGGTTCTTTTAGCTCAGGCTCTTTTTGGTAAACCAGATAATTTGCTTTTAGATGAACCTACCAATGATCTTGACTTAGAAACTGTAAACTGGCTAGAAAATTATCTTTGTAATTTTGACAATACTGTATTGGTAGTTTCTCACGACAGGCATTTTTTGGATTCAATCTGCACACATGTTGTTGATATTGATTTTGGTAAAATTCAATTGTTCTCAGGGAACTATACTTTTTGGTATGAATCAAGCCAGCTTGCATTACGACAACAATTAACACAAAACAAAAAAGCTGAAGAAAAGAAAAAGGAACTTCAGGAATTTATTGCACGTTTTAGTGCAAATGCATCAAAATCTAAGCAAACTACCAGTCGCAAAAAGATGATAGAAAAGCTTAATATTGAAGAAATAAAACCTTCTACAAGAAAATATCCCGGAATTATTTTTACTCCTGGTCGTGAGCCCGGAAATAACATTCTTGAAGTAAAGAATCTTTCAAAAACTGTTGATGGAAAAACATTATTCAAAAACTTAAGCTTTACTGTAAATAAAAACGATAAAATTGTCTTTCTTTCACGTGATACACGTGCGATGACAGTTTTGTTTGAGATTTTAAAAGGCCATGTAGAGCCTGACCATGGCTCATTTGAGTGGGGACAAACTATTGTTAAAGCATATTTGCCTTTAGAATATGAGGCTTTGTTTCAGAAAGATATCATGCTTACCGATTGGCTGGGACAATACTCAGAAGATACTACAGAATTATATTTAAGAGGATATTTGGGTAAAATGTTATT is a genomic window containing:
- a CDS encoding ATP-binding cassette domain-containing protein; this encodes MITVSDLGIQFGKRILFQEVNLKFTPGNCYGIIGANGAGKSTFLKMLYGEVENTKGSITFGHGERLSVLKQNHFEFDDFPVLTTVLMGHTVLWQIMKEKEILYAKSDFTEKDGIRASELEEKFAEIDGWNAESDAANLLSGLGIKEELHDKLMKELNGKEKVKVLLAQALFGKPDNLLLDEPTNDLDLETVNWLENYLCNFDNTVLVVSHDRHFLDSICTHVVDIDFGKIQLFSGNYTFWYESSQLALRQQLTQNKKAEEKKKELQEFIARFSANASKSKQTTSRKKMIEKLNIEEIKPSTRKYPGIIFTPGREPGNNILEVKNLSKTVDGKTLFKNLSFTVNKNDKIVFLSRDTRAMTVLFEILKGHVEPDHGSFEWGQTIVKAYLPLEYEALFQKDIMLTDWLGQYSEDTTELYLRGYLGKMLFSGEEIYKKANVLSGGEKVRCMIARMMIRNANVMLLDTPTNHLDLESIQAFNNTLIKFKGNILMSSHDHEFIQTVCNRIIEIAPKGMLDKQMDYDEFIVDDRLKEIREKLY